Proteins from one Listeria innocua genomic window:
- a CDS encoding KpsF/GutQ family sugar-phosphate isomerase, translating into MDKQAILDNIHQTWQEEANAISRLPEVTSEEALVKTVETIAECTGKIVVAGCGTSGVAAKKLVHSFNCIERPAVFLTPSDAVHGTLGVLQKEDILILISKGGNTGELLNLIPACKTKGSTLIGVTENPESVIANEADIFFPVSVKKEPDPFNMLATASTMAVIASFDAIIVCLMTYMNYTKEQFSVIHPGGAVGNKLLNK; encoded by the coding sequence TTGGATAAACAAGCTATTTTAGATAATATTCACCAAACATGGCAAGAAGAAGCAAATGCAATTTCTCGTTTGCCGGAAGTAACGAGTGAAGAGGCTCTCGTTAAAACGGTTGAAACAATCGCCGAGTGCACAGGAAAAATTGTCGTAGCTGGTTGTGGAACATCCGGCGTCGCTGCGAAAAAATTAGTACACTCTTTCAACTGTATCGAACGTCCAGCAGTCTTTTTAACCCCATCAGATGCTGTGCATGGAACTCTTGGTGTACTTCAAAAAGAAGATATATTGATTCTCATTTCAAAAGGTGGGAATACAGGCGAATTACTTAATTTAATTCCTGCTTGTAAAACAAAAGGGAGTACATTGATTGGTGTAACAGAAAACCCAGAATCTGTTATCGCCAACGAAGCAGATATCTTTTTCCCAGTAAGTGTAAAGAAAGAACCAGATCCTTTTAATATGTTAGCAACGGCAAGTACAATGGCTGTTATTGCAAGCTTTGATGCAATAATTGTTTGCTTAATGACCTATATGAATTACACAAAAGAGCAGTTTTCCGTCATCCATCCTGGTGGTGCCGTTGGAAACAAATTATTAAATAAATAA
- a CDS encoding PTS sugar transporter subunit IIA has translation MDVLEYFKEEMVRFSNEQNKEKLLTEMAEQLCEVGAVKPSFKDAVIKREKVFPTGLLTAHAGVAIPHTDSEHVIRPVIAVRILKEPVSFIEMASDNEAIDVRIVFMMALRSADEQLDMLQTLIQLIQDEEVMTTLLKAQETGDVLSVIEHFSKNN, from the coding sequence TTGGATGTATTAGAATATTTTAAAGAAGAAATGGTTCGCTTTTCAAACGAACAAAATAAAGAAAAATTACTTACGGAAATGGCTGAACAGTTGTGTGAAGTAGGCGCTGTAAAGCCAAGTTTCAAAGACGCAGTAATTAAACGGGAAAAAGTTTTTCCAACGGGATTACTAACCGCTCATGCTGGAGTTGCCATTCCACATACAGATAGCGAACACGTCATTCGTCCAGTAATTGCTGTGCGGATACTTAAGGAACCAGTTTCTTTTATCGAAATGGCCTCTGATAACGAAGCAATTGATGTGAGAATTGTCTTTATGATGGCGCTGAGGAGTGCTGACGAACAACTAGATATGCTACAAACACTTATTCAACTTATTCAAGACGAGGAGGTGATGACGACCTTACTTAAAGCGCAAGAAACGGGAGATGTTCTCTCAGTAATAGAACATTTTTCTAAGAATAATTAA
- the rpe gene encoding ribulose-phosphate 3-epimerase, which translates to MAKIVPSVFGADIGRINEQLQVLEKNGIDLLHVDMMDGSFVPNIAFGPDQIKMMKKGTKLQFDVHMMVYEPDRYIPRLVEAGAHMITVHQEATTHLHRTIQLIKSYGVRAGVVLNPGTPPSTLEYVLDDIDCILLMTVNPGLGGQKFFQSSLEKIRKTKAYIGNRPIQIEVDGGVNDELAKECTLAGADLIVVGSYLFEGDIEANLEKLSKGVLTE; encoded by the coding sequence GTGGCAAAAATAGTTCCGTCTGTTTTTGGAGCAGACATCGGCAGAATTAATGAACAGTTACAAGTCTTAGAGAAAAATGGCATCGATTTATTACATGTAGATATGATGGATGGCTCGTTCGTTCCGAATATTGCTTTTGGTCCTGATCAAATCAAAATGATGAAAAAAGGCACAAAACTTCAATTTGATGTGCATATGATGGTGTATGAACCAGATCGTTATATTCCAAGATTAGTGGAAGCTGGTGCCCATATGATTACAGTCCACCAAGAAGCGACAACCCATTTACATCGTACAATTCAACTAATTAAAAGTTACGGAGTTCGCGCTGGAGTTGTGTTAAATCCAGGTACACCACCAAGCACTCTAGAATACGTGTTAGATGATATTGACTGTATTTTGCTTATGACTGTAAATCCAGGCTTAGGTGGTCAAAAATTCTTCCAATCAAGTTTAGAAAAAATCAGAAAAACCAAAGCGTATATTGGAAATCGTCCTATTCAAATTGAAGTAGATGGCGGAGTAAATGACGAACTTGCGAAAGAATGTACACTTGCAGGCGCAGATTTAATCGTTGTAGGATCTTATTTATTTGAAGGCGATATCGAAGCGAATTTGGAAAAGTTATCGAAGGGAGTTTTAACAGAATGA
- a CDS encoding galactitol-1-phosphate 5-dehydrogenase, with amino-acid sequence MKALKLYGKRDLRYEEADMPTIEQPDDVILKVKTVGICGSDISRYSKLGPYVPGMVWGHEFSGEVIEVGSAVTDIEIGDRAAGCPALYCGECEYCKKGEFARCRKLTVIGARHPGAYAEYIKLPAENVVKIPDELDYEAAALVEPSAVVVHGFYHTKLQAGDDVVVVGSGNIGLLAIQWAKVFGARRVIAIDVDDKKLALAKEVGADVVINSLKEDPLEVVAAHTDGLNADLVVEAAGSPITSAQVFAYAKKGGGVVFLGIPYADVTIERFYFEKIVRSELTVLGSWNAISAPFPGKEWQTTIHFLANKQINIEPMITHRLSLAEGPEVFERIYERNEFFGKVLFFPER; translated from the coding sequence ATGAAAGCTTTAAAATTATATGGGAAAAGAGATTTGCGTTATGAAGAAGCAGATATGCCAACAATCGAACAACCTGATGATGTTATTTTGAAAGTAAAAACGGTTGGAATTTGCGGATCAGATATTTCGAGATACAGTAAACTTGGTCCGTATGTACCGGGAATGGTGTGGGGACACGAATTTTCAGGAGAAGTGATTGAGGTTGGTAGTGCGGTAACTGATATTGAAATTGGTGATAGGGCTGCCGGATGCCCAGCACTCTATTGCGGAGAGTGTGAATACTGTAAAAAAGGCGAATTCGCCCGCTGTCGGAAGCTAACAGTAATCGGAGCAAGACATCCCGGAGCCTATGCTGAGTATATCAAACTTCCAGCAGAAAATGTAGTAAAAATACCAGACGAATTAGATTATGAAGCGGCTGCACTTGTCGAGCCTTCTGCAGTGGTCGTTCATGGATTTTATCATACGAAATTACAAGCAGGCGATGATGTCGTCGTTGTCGGAAGCGGCAATATCGGTTTGCTAGCAATTCAATGGGCAAAAGTTTTTGGCGCAAGAAGAGTTATTGCGATTGATGTAGACGATAAAAAGTTAGCTCTTGCGAAAGAAGTGGGAGCAGACGTAGTTATTAATTCATTAAAAGAAGATCCATTAGAAGTAGTCGCAGCACATACAGATGGTCTAAATGCTGATTTAGTTGTAGAAGCCGCGGGATCACCTATTACATCCGCTCAAGTTTTTGCCTATGCGAAAAAAGGTGGAGGCGTCGTGTTCCTAGGAATTCCATATGCCGATGTAACAATCGAACGTTTCTATTTTGAAAAAATTGTGCGGAGTGAGCTTACTGTTTTGGGTTCATGGAACGCAATTTCCGCACCATTTCCAGGAAAAGAGTGGCAAACAACCATTCACTTCCTAGCTAACAAACAAATCAACATTGAGCCAATGATTACACATCGTCTTTCACTTGCAGAAGGACCAGAAGTTTTTGAGCGAATCTATGAAAGAAATGAATTTTTCGGGAAAGTACTATTTTTCCCAGAAAGATAG
- a CDS encoding PTS sugar transporter subunit IIB, which yields MKKKRIYVCCGTGIATSTVISKKVRAVLDEKRIPYEISQCTVQEVASKVSTSKPDIIVSSTTVTGDVGDVPVVIGRSFLTGLKKQETIDEILAILQD from the coding sequence ATGAAAAAGAAGAGAATTTATGTATGTTGTGGGACAGGAATTGCGACTTCCACAGTTATTTCCAAAAAAGTGCGTGCGGTATTAGATGAAAAGCGCATTCCATATGAAATTAGTCAGTGCACGGTTCAAGAAGTAGCTTCAAAAGTAAGCACATCCAAGCCAGACATTATTGTTAGTTCAACAACAGTTACAGGTGATGTTGGTGATGTACCAGTTGTCATTGGAAGATCATTTTTAACTGGCCTTAAAAAACAAGAAACAATCGATGAAATACTCGCGATACTTCAAGATTAA
- a CDS encoding PTS galactitol transporter subunit IIC yields the protein MDIILDFFKYIIGLGVTVMMPIIITILGVIFRKKISVAFKAGLTVGVGFVGLGVITSLMLTTITPVTKALVENYNFKLTATDIGWGVGSSLAWGTEVVPFVFVAIIATNILMIAFKWTKTMDVDIWNYWQPLFIASALYLTTGSMIIAILSSIINMAIIFKIADWTQKDVEDVLGLDGISLPQIQTSGWALVGYPMNWLLGKIPGVRKINWSTEKVQTRLGIFGEPMLMGLIIGGGLAAIAQMPLSQVLQTGVTIAASLVLIPRMVSLLMDGLTVISEAAHEFMEKRFPGRELFIGLDSAVGIGHPFVLSLGLLMIPITLILAFILPGNKVLPLADLTALPFYMIFAIVPSKGNLFRGIFTGIVIVIITLYLSGAAAPLMTELAGQIGYNIPKDAVEVTSLAVGTQWYTWIVYYGLHWFGGIL from the coding sequence ATGGATATTATTCTAGATTTCTTTAAATATATTATCGGGCTTGGTGTAACAGTTATGATGCCAATTATCATTACCATTCTAGGTGTGATTTTCCGCAAGAAAATTAGTGTAGCTTTTAAAGCGGGATTAACGGTTGGTGTTGGTTTTGTTGGGCTAGGCGTTATCACTTCACTTATGTTAACGACCATTACACCAGTTACAAAAGCACTGGTAGAGAACTATAATTTTAAATTAACCGCGACGGATATTGGTTGGGGAGTTGGCTCGTCACTGGCATGGGGGACTGAAGTAGTGCCATTTGTTTTTGTAGCAATTATTGCAACTAATATTTTAATGATTGCCTTTAAATGGACGAAAACAATGGATGTTGATATTTGGAACTACTGGCAGCCGCTTTTTATCGCGAGTGCACTTTACTTAACGACTGGTAGTATGATTATTGCGATTCTTAGTTCGATTATTAATATGGCAATTATTTTCAAAATCGCTGACTGGACGCAAAAAGATGTAGAGGATGTATTAGGTTTGGATGGAATTTCCTTACCACAAATTCAAACTTCTGGGTGGGCCCTTGTTGGTTATCCGATGAACTGGCTACTTGGAAAAATTCCTGGCGTTAGGAAAATCAATTGGTCCACAGAGAAAGTTCAAACCCGGTTAGGTATTTTCGGCGAACCGATGCTGATGGGCTTAATTATCGGTGGTGGACTTGCAGCAATTGCGCAAATGCCACTAAGCCAAGTATTGCAAACTGGAGTAACAATTGCAGCTAGTTTAGTACTTATTCCGCGGATGGTTTCGCTTTTAATGGACGGACTTACAGTTATTTCAGAAGCTGCCCATGAATTCATGGAAAAACGTTTTCCAGGTCGCGAACTATTCATCGGACTAGATTCAGCGGTGGGGATTGGTCATCCATTCGTACTTTCACTTGGACTGTTAATGATTCCAATTACTTTAATCTTAGCGTTCATTTTACCAGGCAATAAAGTTTTACCTTTAGCTGATTTAACGGCATTACCATTCTATATGATTTTTGCCATTGTTCCTTCAAAAGGTAATTTGTTTAGAGGGATTTTCACAGGTATTGTTATCGTCATTATTACCCTCTACCTATCAGGCGCAGCGGCACCACTGATGACGGAACTTGCTGGTCAAATCGGCTATAATATACCAAAAGATGCTGTAGAAGTAACTTCACTAGCTGTAGGGACTCAGTGGTATACTTGGATTGTATATTACGGACTTCATTGGTTCGGCGGCATTCTTTAA
- a CDS encoding ribose-phosphate diphosphokinase, whose translation MTGKMKLFSVTSERPLATKIADYLDIPLCEVELQKFSDGEVKINIEESIRGTNAYVVQSMNANVNERLMELLIMVDALKRASVHSINIIMPYYGYARQDRKARSREPITAKLMANLIQRAGANRLITVDLHAAQIQGFFNIPIDHLSAVPLIGDYLIEKYGEEDVVVVAPDHSGVVRARRIADRLNAPIAILNRKPRPHEDEIMSVIGDVKGKVAIVVDDIIDTGVRATTSADILLEKGAVEVIACATHSVMAGDATERLQNSRIKEVITSDSIDLPEEKQFEKLTTISIGRILGRAIEGVQENRSLHPLF comes from the coding sequence ATGACAGGCAAAATGAAACTTTTTTCTGTGACGAGTGAGAGACCACTTGCGACAAAAATTGCAGATTATCTAGATATACCTTTATGTGAGGTGGAGCTCCAGAAGTTCAGTGATGGAGAAGTGAAAATTAATATTGAGGAAAGTATCCGCGGAACGAATGCGTATGTTGTTCAATCAATGAATGCAAACGTAAATGAACGTTTAATGGAACTTTTAATCATGGTAGATGCCTTAAAACGCGCTTCCGTGCACTCAATTAATATAATTATGCCTTATTATGGCTATGCTCGTCAGGACAGAAAAGCACGCTCAAGAGAACCTATTACTGCCAAATTAATGGCAAACCTAATCCAACGTGCGGGAGCAAATCGTTTAATTACAGTTGATTTGCATGCAGCTCAAATTCAAGGCTTTTTCAATATTCCAATCGATCATCTTTCAGCAGTTCCACTTATCGGTGATTATTTGATTGAAAAATACGGTGAAGAGGACGTCGTTGTAGTCGCACCAGATCATAGTGGTGTTGTTCGTGCACGTAGAATTGCTGATCGATTAAATGCGCCAATCGCCATTTTAAATCGTAAACCAAGACCGCACGAAGATGAGATTATGAGCGTTATCGGCGACGTGAAAGGCAAAGTCGCAATCGTTGTCGATGATATTATCGATACCGGTGTACGTGCCACAACTTCAGCTGACATTTTACTTGAAAAAGGGGCAGTAGAAGTAATCGCGTGCGCAACCCATTCAGTCATGGCTGGAGACGCGACTGAACGCTTGCAAAACTCAAGAATCAAAGAAGTTATTACATCGGACTCCATCGACCTTCCAGAAGAAAAACAATTCGAAAAACTAACCACGATTTCCATTGGACGAATCTTAGGCCGCGCAATCGAAGGCGTCCAAGAAAACCGTTCATTGCATCCGTTATTTTAA
- a CDS encoding type 1 glutamine amidotransferase, translated as MIIDVLQHVPHEGPGLIANWARENQHQLKIHTLFEENEHVPKDSDFLIVLGGPMGINDTAEFPWLKDERKLIKRLSEQHKPVFGVCLGAQQIAATFGSEITVNKVKEVGWFPVKRTSDKLSFFPESLNVFHWHQDTFALPAGATRLFASEGCLNQAFLYGENIIGLQFHFEMEKAGIETILQIDEAFITPGKYVQSVEVMREKDVPEDNKQMLEAILDYLINPKTI; from the coding sequence TTGATTATTGATGTATTGCAACATGTGCCGCACGAAGGACCTGGACTTATAGCGAATTGGGCGAGAGAAAATCAGCATCAGTTAAAGATACATACGTTATTTGAAGAAAATGAACATGTTCCAAAAGACTCGGATTTTTTAATTGTGCTTGGGGGACCGATGGGAATAAATGATACAGCTGAATTTCCGTGGTTAAAAGACGAACGTAAGCTAATAAAGCGATTAAGTGAACAGCATAAACCCGTTTTTGGTGTCTGTCTCGGAGCACAACAAATCGCAGCAACATTCGGAAGCGAAATCACTGTAAATAAAGTAAAAGAAGTAGGCTGGTTTCCTGTCAAAAGAACTTCCGATAAATTATCATTTTTTCCAGAATCATTAAATGTGTTTCACTGGCACCAAGATACGTTTGCGTTACCAGCTGGCGCCACGCGTTTATTTGCTAGTGAGGGTTGTTTGAACCAAGCTTTTTTGTACGGTGAAAATATTATCGGTTTACAGTTTCATTTTGAAATGGAAAAAGCGGGGATTGAGACGATTTTGCAAATTGATGAGGCGTTTATCACACCTGGAAAATATGTTCAAAGCGTGGAAGTGATGCGAGAGAAGGATGTTCCAGAAGATAATAAACAAATGCTTGAGGCTATTTTAGATTATTTAATAAATCCAAAAACCATCTGA
- a CDS encoding Lin0512 family protein, whose product MEQILFIQTGFGVDVHGQNITKAAERAVRNAIFTNSMPGIQGLLPEGDLQNMVVNIKLALPCDADKLDEDTIRSIIPYGTVTIEKMAGGMMTTSGIFLEDKEDKNDLMYIVNASVETGY is encoded by the coding sequence ATGGAACAAATTTTATTCATTCAAACTGGCTTTGGTGTAGATGTACACGGCCAAAATATAACTAAAGCGGCTGAACGCGCTGTAAGAAATGCGATTTTCACTAATTCGATGCCCGGGATTCAGGGACTCCTTCCAGAGGGCGATTTACAAAACATGGTAGTGAATATCAAACTAGCTTTACCATGCGATGCCGATAAATTAGACGAAGATACTATTCGCTCAATTATCCCTTATGGTACGGTAACAATCGAAAAAATGGCTGGCGGCATGATGACAACAAGCGGCATTTTCTTGGAAGATAAAGAAGACAAGAACGACTTAATGTATATTGTCAATGCTTCTGTTGAAACTGGATATTAA
- a CDS encoding MarR family transcriptional regulator: MNNEQNMNQQIALFYFGYKAFTETADLIIAKHSLKRLHHRILFFTARMPGLTINELLTFLEISKQALHQPLAELKDRELLTIEQGTRDKRQRCIFLTTAGKELENELGAAQRKQMAEIFANSSDTDGLHFTEVMEGYAKNRPGATLIKDFKE, encoded by the coding sequence ATGAACAATGAGCAAAACATGAATCAACAAATCGCTTTATTTTACTTCGGCTATAAAGCATTTACAGAGACCGCTGATTTAATTATTGCCAAACATTCACTAAAAAGATTACATCATCGCATTTTGTTCTTTACTGCACGGATGCCTGGACTTACGATTAACGAACTTTTAACCTTTTTAGAAATATCGAAACAAGCCTTACACCAGCCACTTGCAGAGTTAAAAGATCGCGAACTTCTTACAATTGAACAAGGCACTCGCGACAAACGCCAACGCTGTATTTTTTTGACCACAGCTGGTAAAGAATTAGAAAATGAACTCGGCGCTGCACAGCGAAAACAGATGGCAGAAATATTCGCTAATTCCTCTGATACTGATGGCTTACATTTTACCGAAGTGATGGAAGGCTACGCAAAAAATCGACCTGGTGCAACTTTAATAAAAGACTTTAAGGAGTGA
- a CDS encoding LapB repeat-containing protein produces MKKVLKLFLVTICMFIMIYPTTAVHADETSDVVNIPDTNLRAYLNGLLKQTTNAPITKSQLATIKTVTLSGSNYTDLTGIEEAENLTTLTLNNTNIQTLEPIKNQTSLTYITVSGDNVKDSFFVDLNGLVNLQSLSISGSEVTHNVFNNFNKLPKLTYLYAQNSMKITDISALASLPALTTLFVQFDGIDDFRPLNNFESFKNGNLKALAAFGQNTGRTNPRITLKSGKLDFNEANQTLYLPFSMMPKPLTSFDGTVAPFSKSTSASNTYLGFNDVALPSSRLTITDDGITVSGVTKEEFDNLDEIEYNARYDFPTGSYPTPPSMTSYTISSGTYDQYFDISHTLDLTADESFDYNQYDATTEEQFLKDVHAKTDDGTLVQSDFNQVVKLDVPGEYTVTLNAENAAGLKATPVTVKVTVHEKPVITADPTISYNKATTKSVDEFLTEIHSAVTGNATLTSDFNKVVDLTTPGKYTVTLNAENERGQKADPVTVIVTVTDADGETVDPTPPTPEEKTPTPEEKPSTQNEKSPSEPTKNPDIQSENTEEQVTVQEKANNTTLTTNENVRAKTNQPKTKALPKTGDAGFGTLPLVLAGAMLSLTALVLFRKRKS; encoded by the coding sequence ATGAAAAAAGTTCTAAAATTGTTTCTCGTAACTATTTGTATGTTTATAATGATCTATCCTACAACGGCAGTTCATGCAGATGAAACATCAGATGTCGTTAATATTCCTGATACAAACTTAAGAGCATATCTGAATGGACTACTCAAACAAACGACGAATGCTCCAATCACTAAAAGCCAACTAGCAACAATCAAAACCGTTACTCTTTCTGGAAGTAATTATACTGATCTTACCGGTATAGAAGAAGCGGAAAATCTTACAACACTGACACTTAACAATACAAACATTCAAACCCTAGAGCCAATTAAAAACCAAACATCTTTGACTTACATAACGGTTAGTGGTGACAATGTGAAAGATAGCTTTTTTGTAGATTTAAACGGGTTAGTTAATTTACAGAGCTTAAGTATTAGTGGCAGTGAAGTAACACATAATGTTTTTAATAATTTTAATAAATTACCGAAACTAACCTATCTGTACGCACAAAATTCAATGAAAATCACGGATATTTCTGCATTAGCCTCTTTGCCAGCATTAACAACGCTTTTTGTGCAATTTGATGGAATTGATGATTTTCGTCCTTTAAATAATTTTGAGAGTTTTAAAAATGGTAACTTAAAAGCTTTAGCAGCATTTGGACAAAATACCGGGCGGACAAATCCGCGCATCACGCTTAAATCAGGTAAACTTGATTTTAACGAAGCAAACCAAACGTTATATTTACCATTTTCGATGATGCCAAAGCCATTAACTAGCTTTGATGGGACAGTTGCTCCTTTTTCTAAGTCAACCTCTGCAAGTAACACGTATTTAGGTTTTAACGATGTGGCACTTCCAAGTTCACGTCTTACAATTACAGATGATGGCATTACAGTAAGTGGCGTAACGAAAGAAGAATTTGATAACCTTGACGAAATTGAATATAATGCACGTTATGACTTTCCAACTGGCAGCTATCCGACACCACCAAGCATGACTTCATATACAATCTCCAGCGGAACATACGATCAGTATTTTGATATTAGCCACACTTTAGATTTAACAGCTGATGAAAGTTTTGACTATAATCAATACGATGCAACAACCGAAGAGCAATTTTTAAAAGATGTTCATGCTAAAACGGACGATGGCACTCTTGTCCAAAGTGACTTTAACCAAGTCGTAAAACTAGATGTACCGGGCGAATACACGGTCACATTAAACGCAGAAAATGCTGCCGGGCTAAAAGCAACTCCTGTGACAGTAAAAGTAACTGTACATGAAAAACCTGTTATCACAGCAGATCCTACTATTTCTTATAACAAAGCAACAACTAAATCAGTCGACGAATTTTTAACCGAGATTCATTCAGCTGTAACAGGAAACGCGACACTTACAAGCGATTTTAATAAAGTAGTAGATTTAACCACACCAGGAAAATACACCGTAACATTAAATGCTGAAAATGAGCGCGGCCAAAAAGCAGATCCTGTAACAGTTATTGTGACAGTCACTGATGCGGACGGCGAAACAGTTGATCCAACACCACCTACACCTGAAGAAAAGACCCCAACACCCGAAGAAAAACCCTCAACGCAAAATGAAAAATCACCTTCAGAACCTACAAAAAATCCAGACATACAAAGTGAAAACACAGAAGAACAAGTTACTGTGCAAGAAAAAGCAAATAATACTACATTAACAACTAATGAAAATGTAAGAGCAAAAACAAACCAGCCAAAAACTAAAGCACTTCCAAAAACCGGAGATGCTGGATTCGGCACTCTTCCGTTAGTTTTAGCAGGAGCAATGCTTAGTTTGACGGCTCTCGTTCTTTTCAGAAAACGCAAATCTTAA
- a CDS encoding universal stress protein yields the protein MEKYHRILVAVDGSEPAKLAFEKGLELALKLDGVLGIASIVDLRAFSPNVSYDGSLEEKAELELKTSVNEYADIARRAGVAKVETFVAKGNPKILLSTDIPAEFQADLIICGATGMNRVEKLVLGSVSSYIMAHAICDTLIAR from the coding sequence ATGGAAAAATATCATCGTATTCTTGTAGCTGTAGATGGCTCGGAACCAGCGAAGTTAGCCTTTGAAAAAGGATTAGAATTAGCTCTGAAATTAGATGGTGTTCTTGGTATTGCAAGTATTGTTGATTTACGAGCTTTTTCTCCAAATGTTTCTTATGATGGAAGTTTAGAAGAAAAAGCGGAATTAGAACTAAAAACGAGCGTAAATGAATATGCCGACATTGCAAGGAGAGCTGGAGTGGCGAAAGTAGAAACTTTTGTAGCGAAAGGAAATCCGAAAATCTTACTATCGACTGATATTCCCGCAGAATTTCAAGCAGATTTAATTATTTGTGGAGCTACCGGAATGAACCGGGTTGAAAAACTTGTGCTTGGTAGCGTATCTTCTTATATTATGGCCCATGCGATTTGTGACACTTTAATAGCAAGATAA
- a CDS encoding CapA family protein, with protein sequence MKKLTFIIIGFAFILIAGVFWITHSTHKPEQNNTQTTTQKKISPANLKTISAKTKKTLSSLANSGADKASLSELNQLIKELNNYSTEKNESSDYIKNLQACLEAVKSYSTGKADEKALGKVYPNFLLSEQKLTEIEKTSQYDWFYAAAATNEQGLKENGVVTLTMVGDNSFGTYPETPENLKFDNVFKKNNGTDTYVFKNCLPWFKSDDFTVINAESAFTNATKAENKKWRIKSDPAHVAFLPASGVDAANLANNHTKDYFQVGYDDTLKAFKDNNIPVFNSDAPLETTIKGMKTVMLGYDCRMSQQSPAYLERIVKDVKKYKKEDTLVIVNMHWGVEYRETPTNYQTQFGHAILDAGADIIMGAHPHRLESVEKYKDKYIVYSMGDFAFGADPTLLSRMTSMFQLRFTKEANKIVLKNISIVPTYENSDGSTTENNYQPLPVFGEDAKKIVDELTRISKPVPGGVTEYTYFDPF encoded by the coding sequence TTGAAGAAACTTACTTTTATTATCATTGGTTTTGCATTTATCTTGATAGCAGGAGTTTTTTGGATTACTCATTCCACCCACAAACCCGAACAAAATAATACCCAAACCACCACTCAAAAAAAAATAAGCCCTGCTAATCTCAAAACAATCTCAGCAAAAACGAAGAAAACCTTAAGTTCCCTAGCAAATTCAGGAGCCGACAAAGCTTCCCTTTCTGAGTTGAATCAATTAATTAAAGAGCTGAACAACTATTCTACCGAAAAAAATGAATCTAGTGACTATATCAAAAACCTGCAAGCATGCTTAGAAGCCGTAAAATCATATAGCACTGGGAAAGCTGATGAAAAAGCGCTTGGAAAAGTATATCCTAACTTTCTTTTAAGCGAACAAAAATTAACTGAAATAGAAAAAACAAGCCAATATGATTGGTTTTATGCAGCAGCAGCGACTAACGAGCAAGGATTAAAAGAAAACGGTGTCGTTACTTTAACAATGGTTGGTGATAATTCATTTGGCACCTATCCAGAAACACCAGAAAACCTAAAATTTGATAATGTATTCAAAAAAAATAACGGTACTGATACGTATGTATTTAAAAATTGTCTTCCCTGGTTTAAATCTGATGACTTTACAGTAATTAATGCCGAAAGTGCTTTTACAAATGCTACGAAAGCTGAAAATAAAAAGTGGCGCATTAAAAGCGATCCAGCCCATGTAGCCTTTTTACCAGCGAGTGGCGTGGACGCAGCGAATCTTGCAAATAATCATACTAAAGACTACTTTCAAGTTGGCTATGATGATACTTTAAAAGCTTTCAAAGATAATAATATTCCTGTTTTTAATTCCGATGCACCGCTTGAAACAACGATTAAAGGAATGAAAACTGTGATGCTTGGTTACGATTGCCGAATGAGTCAACAGTCTCCAGCCTATCTTGAAAGAATTGTAAAAGACGTTAAAAAATATAAAAAAGAAGATACGCTCGTTATTGTTAATATGCACTGGGGCGTCGAATATCGTGAAACTCCAACAAACTACCAAACTCAATTTGGACATGCTATTTTAGATGCTGGTGCTGATATAATTATGGGAGCTCATCCCCACCGCCTGGAAAGTGTCGAAAAATATAAAGATAAATATATTGTATACAGTATGGGCGATTTTGCTTTTGGCGCGGACCCAACTCTCCTTTCAAGGATGACCTCGATGTTCCAATTGCGTTTTACAAAAGAAGCTAATAAAATTGTTTTAAAAAATATTTCCATTGTTCCTACTTACGAAAATTCCGATGGTAGCACAACAGAAAACAACTATCAGCCTCTTCCAGTATTTGGTGAAGATGCTAAGAAAATAGTTGATGAACTAACTCGTATCAGTAAACCCGTTCCAGGTGGAGTAACAGAATATACGTACTTTGATCCGTTTTGA